In the genome of Mycobacterium kansasii ATCC 12478, one region contains:
- a CDS encoding N-acyl-D-amino-acid deacylase family protein, protein MLDLLIRDAEIVDGTGAPAHHGDVGVRDGRIVTVGEADDSAAKTVDAQGLTLAPGFVDLHTHYDAQLFWDPTASPSVQHGVTTVFGGNCGFTLAPAAADQHDYLTRMLARVEGMPLDALRAGLDWGWASFGDWLDRLEGRIAVNAGFLVGHSALRLAAMGHDAVGGQATPAQIETMVAVLHDALNAGALGLSTSQSPTHNDGSGQPVPSRSASRDELMALASGVRDHPGTTLEAILPGCLSGFTDDDIALLTDMSVAADRPLNWNLLGVSAANPAGHEKQLRAYDVAAERGGRVVALTLPHGMKIRLSFLSGFVLDGLPGWRDTMHLPVPQRLAALAEPAVRRRLAEGAAAKEAGLLRGLAQWDRLVIVETFAPENADATGRSVGEVAAARGGEPFDTLLDIVIADELRTGLSPPLTGDDAADWRARAQVWRHPGAVIGGSDAGAHLDMMCGAIYTTSLLGKGVREHRVVTLEEAVRLITDVPARFYGLTQRGRIAPGWHADLVLFDPATVGHGPERTRYDLPAGAPRLVADARGISSVLVGGVEVCHDGVATGALPGTVLRSGRDTETVSAHG, encoded by the coding sequence ATGCTGGACCTATTGATTCGCGATGCCGAAATCGTTGACGGCACCGGCGCGCCCGCCCACCACGGCGACGTCGGCGTCCGTGACGGGCGGATCGTCACCGTGGGAGAAGCCGACGATTCAGCGGCGAAAACCGTTGACGCCCAAGGACTCACGTTGGCGCCGGGATTCGTCGACCTGCACACCCACTATGACGCGCAGCTGTTCTGGGACCCGACCGCGAGCCCGTCGGTGCAGCACGGGGTGACCACGGTCTTCGGCGGCAACTGCGGCTTCACGCTGGCGCCCGCCGCAGCCGACCAGCACGACTACCTCACCCGCATGCTGGCGCGGGTCGAGGGGATGCCGCTGGACGCGCTGCGCGCCGGCCTGGACTGGGGCTGGGCATCGTTCGGCGACTGGCTCGACCGCCTCGAGGGCCGCATCGCCGTCAATGCCGGCTTCCTGGTTGGTCATTCGGCGCTGCGGCTGGCGGCGATGGGTCACGACGCGGTCGGCGGCCAGGCCACCCCGGCACAGATCGAAACGATGGTCGCGGTCCTGCACGACGCGCTGAACGCCGGCGCACTCGGGCTGTCGACCTCGCAGTCGCCGACCCACAACGACGGTTCCGGCCAGCCGGTGCCGTCGCGCAGCGCCTCAAGGGACGAACTGATGGCGCTGGCCTCCGGCGTGCGCGACCACCCGGGCACGACACTGGAGGCCATCCTCCCCGGCTGCCTGTCCGGCTTCACCGATGACGACATCGCGCTACTCACCGACATGTCCGTGGCCGCCGACCGGCCGCTGAACTGGAACCTGCTGGGCGTCTCGGCGGCCAACCCGGCGGGGCACGAAAAGCAGTTGCGCGCCTACGATGTCGCCGCCGAACGTGGCGGCCGGGTGGTGGCACTCACGTTGCCGCACGGCATGAAGATCCGGCTTTCGTTCCTGTCCGGTTTCGTGCTGGACGGGCTGCCCGGCTGGCGCGACACCATGCACCTGCCGGTGCCGCAGCGGCTGGCCGCGCTCGCCGAGCCTGCGGTGCGTCGCCGGCTCGCCGAGGGCGCCGCCGCCAAGGAGGCGGGCCTGCTGCGTGGCCTGGCGCAATGGGACCGGCTGGTCATTGTCGAGACGTTCGCGCCCGAGAACGCCGACGCGACCGGGCGCAGCGTCGGCGAGGTCGCCGCCGCCCGCGGCGGCGAGCCGTTCGACACGCTGTTGGACATCGTGATCGCCGACGAGCTACGCACCGGGCTCTCCCCGCCGCTGACCGGCGACGACGCGGCCGACTGGCGGGCACGCGCGCAGGTGTGGCGCCACCCGGGTGCGGTGATCGGCGGCTCGGATGCCGGCGCCCACCTGGACATGATGTGCGGCGCGATCTACACGACGTCGCTGCTGGGCAAGGGCGTGCGCGAGCACCGGGTGGTGACGCTGGAGGAAGCCGTGCGGTTGATCACCGACGTGCCGGCCCGGTTCTACGGGCTGACGCAGCGTGGCCGGATCGCGCCCGGCTGGCATGCCGACCTGGTGCTCTTCGACCCGGCGACCGTCGGCCACGGCCCCGAACGCACCCGCTACGACCTACCGGCCGGCGCGCCCCGGTTGGTCGCCGACGCCCGCGGGATCAGCTCGGTGCTGGTCGGTGGGGTCGAGGTGTGCCACGACGGCGTTGCCACCGGCGCGCTGCCCGGCACCGTGCTGCGGTCCGGGCGGGATACCGAGACGGTGTCGGCTCATGGCTGA
- a CDS encoding cytochrome P450 translates to MAEVATNDFDPTELQGGLLMQVENVHERLREARARHRVMLGNPFTEVRAGQVGDFGVTVLGYDECQTVLTHPDTFSSSIYEHIMGPVMGRTLLELEGAEHRASRALVSPSFRSALLERWRGELVEVVVHELIDRFAPRGHAELAREFTFAFPVQVIARIMGLPRHDYPRFQRLSIELLNVVYDWECGLTASRSLKAYFTEILAERRRNPQDDLISTLAESEIDGARLTDDEIFAFLLLILPAGVETTYRASGNLLVALLTEPELLDAVRTDRTMVRAAIEEALRWEPPITTVVRVAVRDCELGGISIPAGTNVSVSVAAANRDSARYPDPDRFDPARKNIAHLTFGGGPHLCLGMHLARMEAAVAINALLDRLPGLRLDPSAPAPHVVGVAFRSPAALPVEFTPTGQR, encoded by the coding sequence ATGGCTGAGGTGGCAACCAACGACTTCGACCCGACCGAGCTGCAGGGCGGGCTGCTCATGCAGGTCGAAAACGTGCACGAGCGGCTGCGCGAGGCGCGCGCGCGACACCGGGTGATGCTCGGAAACCCCTTCACCGAGGTCAGGGCCGGGCAGGTCGGCGATTTCGGGGTAACGGTGCTCGGCTACGACGAGTGCCAGACGGTGCTCACCCATCCGGACACCTTCTCCTCGTCGATCTACGAGCACATCATGGGCCCGGTGATGGGTCGCACCCTGCTGGAACTCGAGGGAGCCGAGCATCGGGCCAGCCGGGCGCTGGTGTCGCCGTCGTTCCGGTCGGCGCTGCTGGAACGATGGCGCGGCGAGCTGGTGGAGGTGGTGGTCCACGAGCTCATCGACCGGTTCGCGCCGCGCGGCCACGCCGAGCTGGCCCGCGAGTTCACCTTCGCGTTTCCGGTCCAGGTGATCGCGCGGATCATGGGTCTGCCGCGACACGACTACCCGCGCTTCCAGCGGCTGTCGATCGAGCTGCTCAATGTGGTCTACGACTGGGAGTGCGGGCTGACCGCGTCGAGATCGCTGAAGGCCTACTTCACCGAAATCCTCGCCGAGCGCCGACGCAACCCGCAGGACGACCTGATCAGCACGCTCGCGGAGTCCGAGATCGACGGCGCACGGCTGACCGACGACGAGATCTTCGCGTTCCTGCTGCTGATCCTGCCCGCCGGAGTCGAGACGACCTATCGGGCCTCGGGCAACCTGCTGGTCGCGTTGCTCACCGAACCGGAGCTCCTGGACGCGGTGCGGACCGACCGCACCATGGTCCGCGCTGCCATCGAGGAGGCGTTGCGCTGGGAGCCGCCGATCACCACGGTGGTGCGGGTGGCGGTCCGCGACTGCGAGCTCGGCGGGATCTCGATTCCGGCGGGAACCAACGTCAGTGTCAGCGTCGCGGCCGCCAATCGGGACTCGGCGCGCTATCCGGACCCGGACCGCTTCGATCCCGCCCGCAAAAACATCGCACATCTGACATTCGGCGGCGGCCCGCATCTGTGCCTCGGCATGCACTTGGCGCGCATGGAGGCCGCGGTGGCGATCAACGCGCTGCTGGACCGATTGCCGGGGCTGCGGCTGGACCCGAGCGCACCGGCCCCGCATGTGGTGGGGGTCGCCTTCCGCTCGCCCGCCGCGCTGCCGGTCGAGTTCACGCCTACCGGTCAGAGATAG
- a CDS encoding amidohydrolase family protein — translation MALLPDPDPRQRQHVVISVDDHVIEPPDMFAGRLPTALADRAPTVVETDDGRQVWRYEGREYPNIGLNAVIGRPRDEWSMEAARFDEMRRGCWDIDARIADMDLAGIWASLNFPSLIAGFAGTVFWKSDDLELGLAVLRAWNDWHLEVWAGAYPQRIIPLQLPWLADPQLAPEEIRRNADRGFKAVSFPELPAQCGLPSLHTGVWDPFFAACEETDTVVCLHTGSAQWAPIPAFDTPFETITTLFPVNGLVACADMLWSGIPLRFPRLNITLAEGGLGWAAMLGDRADYVLAHSASGREGGSWESDLLPSEVLRRTFWFCSIDDPHAFGALDAIGADRILVESDYPHADSTWPDTQQVVARNVAGLSAEDAARITHRNAARLFRHPLPDDGWLTATG, via the coding sequence ATGGCGCTGCTGCCAGACCCAGATCCCCGGCAGCGACAGCACGTCGTGATCTCGGTCGACGACCATGTCATCGAGCCGCCCGACATGTTCGCCGGGCGGCTGCCCACCGCGCTGGCCGACCGGGCGCCGACGGTCGTCGAGACCGACGACGGGCGCCAGGTGTGGCGCTACGAGGGCCGGGAATACCCGAACATCGGGCTCAACGCGGTGATCGGCCGGCCGCGCGACGAATGGAGCATGGAAGCCGCCCGGTTCGACGAAATGCGCCGCGGCTGTTGGGATATCGACGCCCGCATCGCCGACATGGATCTCGCCGGCATCTGGGCATCGCTGAACTTCCCGTCGCTGATCGCCGGGTTCGCGGGCACCGTGTTCTGGAAGAGCGACGACCTGGAGCTGGGGCTGGCCGTGCTGCGCGCCTGGAACGACTGGCACCTCGAGGTGTGGGCCGGCGCCTACCCGCAGCGGATCATCCCGCTGCAGCTGCCCTGGCTCGCCGACCCGCAGCTGGCCCCGGAGGAGATCCGCCGCAACGCCGACCGCGGGTTCAAAGCGGTCAGCTTTCCCGAGCTGCCCGCGCAATGCGGCCTGCCCAGCCTGCACACCGGGGTCTGGGATCCGTTCTTCGCCGCCTGCGAGGAGACCGACACCGTGGTCTGCCTGCACACCGGGTCGGCGCAATGGGCGCCGATCCCCGCCTTCGACACCCCCTTCGAGACCATCACCACCCTGTTCCCGGTCAACGGCCTGGTCGCCTGCGCGGACATGCTGTGGTCGGGCATCCCGCTGCGCTTCCCGCGGCTGAACATCACGCTGGCCGAGGGCGGCCTGGGCTGGGCGGCCATGCTCGGCGACCGCGCCGATTACGTTCTGGCGCACTCCGCTTCGGGCCGCGAGGGCGGCTCGTGGGAAAGCGACCTGCTGCCCAGCGAGGTGCTGCGCCGCACCTTCTGGTTTTGCTCGATCGACGATCCGCACGCGTTCGGCGCGCTGGACGCGATCGGGGCCGACCGCATCCTCGTCGAAAGCGACTATCCGCACGCCGATTCGACCTGGCCCGACACCCAACAGGTCGTGGCGCGCAACGTCGCCGGCCTGTCGGCGGAGGACGCGGCCAGGATCACCCACCGCAACGCCGCACGGCTGTTTCGTCACCCGCTGCCGGACGACGGATGGCTGACGGCCACCGGATAG
- a CDS encoding zinc ribbon domain-containing protein, with protein sequence MKAEAAQQRSLLELAKLDAELSRIAHRSTHLPQREACERVQIEHNAAGDRLAAVRIAVEDLDAQVSRFEAEIDAVRKREERDRSLLKSGATDAKQLSDLQHELETLERRQASLEDSLLEVMERREELQARQAAETAALAKLHTELDGARQALDAALAELEQSRRERSSRREELSASLNPDLVALYERQRAGGGPGAGPLQGHRCGACRIEIGRGELARISAAADDDVLRCPECGAILLRVKGFEQ encoded by the coding sequence ATGAAAGCCGAAGCGGCACAGCAACGTTCGCTTTTGGAACTGGCGAAGCTGGACGCCGAGCTGTCGCGGATCGCGCATCGGTCCACGCATCTGCCCCAGCGAGAGGCCTGCGAGCGGGTGCAGATCGAGCACAACGCCGCCGGTGACCGGCTGGCCGCCGTGCGAATCGCCGTGGAGGACTTGGACGCCCAGGTGTCGCGATTCGAGGCAGAAATCGATGCGGTGCGCAAGCGCGAGGAGCGCGACCGGTCGCTGCTCAAGTCCGGCGCCACGGACGCCAAGCAATTGTCGGACCTGCAGCACGAACTGGAGACGCTGGAACGTCGTCAGGCCAGCCTGGAGGATTCGCTGCTGGAGGTGATGGAGCGCCGCGAGGAACTGCAGGCCCGGCAGGCCGCCGAGACGGCGGCCTTGGCGAAGTTGCACACCGAGCTGGACGGCGCCCGGCAAGCCCTGGACGCCGCGCTGGCCGAACTCGAGCAGTCCCGGCGGGAACGCTCCTCGCGACGCGAGGAACTCAGCGCCTCGTTGAATCCCGACCTTGTTGCCCTCTACGAGCGGCAGCGGGCCGGGGGAGGGCCGGGCGCCGGACCGTTGCAGGGTCATCGATGTGGGGCCTGCCGGATCGAGATCGGCCGCGGCGAGCTGGCCCGGATCTCGGCGGCCGCCGACGACGATGTTTTGCGGTGCCCGGAATGTGGAGCAATCCTATTGCGGGTCAAGGGTTTTGAGCAGTGA
- a CDS encoding FAD-binding oxidoreductase yields MAREFSRQMFLRGAAGALAAGAVLGPVRATADPAAAGLDGLAAAVGGRLVRPDDPQFAAAKQVFNTNYNGSTPAVIVTPTSAADVQKAMAFAAAHNLKVAARGGGHSYTGASTADGALVLDLRQLPGGVNYDAATGQVTVTPATGLYAVHEALAEVGRGIPTGTCPTVGAAGHALGGGLGANSRHAGLLCDQLTSASVVLPSGQAVTASAASNPDLFWALRGGGGGNFGVTTSLTFATFPTKDVDVVNLNFPPQSFAQVLVGWQNWLRTADRNSWALADSTTDALGTHCRILATCPAGSGGAVANAITSAVGAQPTGTENHTFNYLDLVRYLAVNNLNPSPLGYVGGSDVFPTVNPAVAAGIAAAVDAFPRDAGRMLAIMHALDGTLASVAPGATAFPWRRHGALVQWYVENAGSPAAATGWLNTAHQAVQRYSVGGYVNYLEASQPPSRYFGPNLARLSAIRQKYDPGRVMFSGMNL; encoded by the coding sequence TTGGCTCGTGAATTCTCGCGTCAGATGTTTCTGCGGGGCGCCGCCGGGGCATTGGCGGCCGGCGCGGTTCTAGGCCCGGTCCGGGCCACCGCCGACCCCGCTGCCGCCGGTTTGGACGGTCTGGCGGCGGCCGTCGGTGGGCGGTTGGTCCGCCCGGATGACCCCCAATTCGCAGCGGCCAAACAGGTTTTCAACACGAACTACAACGGCTCGACACCGGCGGTGATCGTCACTCCGACGTCGGCGGCCGACGTGCAAAAAGCGATGGCATTCGCCGCCGCACACAATCTCAAGGTCGCTGCGCGCGGTGGCGGACACTCCTATACCGGGGCGTCCACGGCCGACGGCGCGCTGGTGCTCGACTTGCGCCAGCTGCCCGGGGGAGTCAACTACGACGCCGCCACCGGGCAGGTCACGGTGACGCCCGCGACGGGTTTGTACGCCGTGCACGAGGCGCTGGCCGAGGTCGGCCGCGGCATCCCGACGGGTACCTGCCCGACAGTCGGTGCCGCGGGACACGCCCTGGGCGGCGGCCTGGGCGCCAATTCCCGGCACGCGGGTCTGCTGTGTGACCAATTGACGTCGGCGTCGGTGGTGTTGCCCAGTGGCCAGGCGGTCACCGCGTCAGCGGCCAGCAATCCCGACCTGTTCTGGGCGCTGCGCGGCGGCGGTGGCGGCAACTTCGGGGTGACGACCTCGCTGACCTTTGCCACCTTCCCCACCAAAGACGTCGACGTGGTGAACCTCAATTTCCCACCGCAGTCGTTCGCGCAGGTCCTGGTGGGTTGGCAGAACTGGCTGCGTACCGCCGACCGAAACAGCTGGGCGCTGGCCGACAGCACCACCGATGCGCTCGGTACACATTGCCGTATCCTCGCGACCTGTCCGGCCGGGTCCGGTGGCGCCGTGGCGAACGCCATCACGTCGGCCGTCGGCGCGCAACCGACCGGTACCGAGAACCACACCTTCAATTACCTGGACTTGGTGCGGTATTTGGCCGTCAACAACCTGAACCCGTCACCGCTTGGATATGTCGGCGGATCCGATGTCTTTCCCACCGTCAACCCGGCCGTCGCTGCGGGGATCGCCGCGGCGGTCGACGCCTTTCCCCGCGACGCGGGCCGCATGTTGGCGATCATGCATGCCCTCGACGGCACTCTCGCCAGTGTGGCGCCTGGGGCCACCGCCTTTCCGTGGCGACGGCACGGCGCGCTGGTGCAGTGGTACGTCGAAAATGCCGGTTCCCCGGCGGCAGCGACCGGCTGGCTCAACACCGCGCACCAAGCAGTGCAACGGTATTCGGTCGGCGGCTATGTGAATTATCTTGAGGCAAGCCAGCCGCCGTCGCGGTATTTCGGCCCGAATTTGGCCCGGCTGAGTGCGATACGGCAGAAGTATGATCCCGGCCGGGTCATGTTCTCGGGGATGAATCTGTAG
- the cobC gene encoding Rv2231c family pyridoxal phosphate-dependent protein CobC: protein MLDFAVNVRDTRPPQWLVDVLAARLTDLARYPSVDEVRWSQQAVAARHGRTCEEVLPLAGAAEGFALLPNLAPARAAIIAPSFTEPAVALSAAGIPVDHVVLEPPFGLAGVAVPEAADLVVVGNPTNPTSVLHTREQLLALRRPGRILVVDEAFADSVPGEPESLAGDCLADVLVLRSLTKTWSLAGLRVGYALGAPDVLARLTARRAHWPVGTLQLAAIAACCAPEAVAEAAAGAQRLVALRAAMVAGLNSVGATVVDGCAPFVLFGMPDAERIRNDLHHKRIAVRRCDTFVGLGDRYLRAAVRAEWPRLVQAIGCGHSGRRR from the coding sequence ATGCTGGATTTCGCGGTCAATGTCCGCGACACCCGCCCGCCGCAGTGGCTTGTCGACGTTTTGGCGGCCCGGCTGACGGATCTGGCCCGCTATCCGAGCGTGGACGAGGTGCGCTGGTCACAACAGGCGGTAGCCGCACGGCACGGGCGAACTTGCGAAGAAGTGCTGCCCCTGGCCGGGGCGGCGGAGGGTTTCGCGTTGTTGCCCAACCTGGCTCCGGCGCGCGCGGCGATCATCGCGCCGTCGTTCACCGAACCGGCGGTGGCGCTGAGCGCCGCCGGAATCCCGGTGGACCACGTTGTCCTCGAGCCGCCGTTCGGCCTGGCCGGTGTGGCGGTGCCCGAGGCGGCCGACCTCGTGGTGGTAGGTAACCCGACCAACCCGACCTCGGTGTTGCACACCCGCGAGCAGTTGCTGGCATTGCGGCGACCGGGACGAATCCTGGTCGTCGACGAAGCGTTCGCCGACTCGGTTCCCGGGGAGCCGGAGTCGCTGGCCGGCGACTGCCTGGCTGATGTGCTGGTGCTGCGCAGTCTGACCAAGACGTGGTCGCTGGCCGGTTTGCGGGTGGGTTATGCCCTCGGCGCACCGGATGTGCTGGCCCGGCTGACCGCCCGGCGCGCGCACTGGCCGGTGGGCACGCTGCAACTGGCGGCCATCGCGGCGTGCTGTGCGCCCGAAGCGGTGGCCGAGGCGGCGGCGGGCGCCCAGCGGCTGGTGGCACTGCGCGCAGCGATGGTGGCCGGCCTGAATTCGGTGGGTGCCACGGTGGTCGACGGTTGCGCACCGTTTGTGCTGTTCGGCATGCCGGACGCCGAGCGAATCCGAAACGACTTGCACCACAAGAGAATTGCGGTGCGCCGCTGCGATACGTTCGTCGGCCTGGGCGACCGGTATCTGCGCGCGGCGGTGCGCGCGGAGTGGCCGCGGCTGGTTCAGGCCATCGGTTGCGGGCACAGCGGGAGGCGCCGATGA
- a CDS encoding Nif3-like dinuclear metal center hexameric protein yields the protein MSVRLADVIEVLDQAYPPRLAESWDSVGLVCGDPADVVDSVTVAVDATAAVVDEVPEGGLLLAHHPLLLRGVDTVAASTPKGALVHRLIRSGRSLFTAHTNADSASPGVSDALAQALGLTVEGVLDPLSGSADQDKWVIYVPRESADAVRAAVFDAGAGHIGDYSHCSWSVTGTGQFLALEGASPAIGAIGTVEQVPEDRVEVVAPARARAAVLAAMRAAHPYEEPAFDIFTLVPPPAGVGLGRIGALPKPEPLRDFVSRVCAALPATSWGVRAAGDPGLPVSRVAVCGGAGDSLLGAAAAAEVQAYVTADLRHHPADEHCRSSPVALIDLAHWASEFPWCDQAAGMLRSHFGASLPVRVSTIRTDPWNVATRPGDGT from the coding sequence ATGAGTGTGCGGTTGGCTGACGTCATCGAAGTGCTGGACCAGGCGTATCCGCCGCGGCTTGCCGAGTCGTGGGATTCGGTCGGCCTGGTCTGCGGCGATCCGGCCGACGTGGTGGATTCGGTGACCGTCGCGGTGGACGCGACGGCGGCGGTCGTCGACGAAGTTCCCGAAGGGGGCCTGTTGCTGGCCCATCATCCGTTGCTGTTGCGCGGGGTCGATACGGTTGCTGCCAGCACGCCCAAGGGTGCGCTCGTGCACCGCTTGATCCGGTCGGGCAGGTCGCTGTTCACCGCGCACACCAATGCCGACTCGGCGTCGCCGGGGGTCTCCGACGCGCTGGCGCAGGCGCTGGGTCTGACCGTCGAAGGGGTGCTTGACCCGTTGTCCGGGTCGGCCGATCAGGACAAGTGGGTCATCTACGTGCCGCGCGAGTCCGCGGATGCGGTGCGGGCGGCGGTGTTTGACGCCGGTGCCGGACATATCGGTGACTACTCGCATTGCAGCTGGAGCGTTACCGGTACCGGACAGTTCCTCGCGCTGGAGGGGGCGTCGCCCGCAATCGGCGCCATCGGCACCGTCGAACAGGTGCCCGAGGATCGGGTGGAGGTGGTCGCACCCGCGCGGGCGCGGGCCGCGGTGCTGGCGGCGATGCGGGCCGCGCACCCCTACGAGGAACCGGCCTTCGACATCTTCACCCTGGTGCCACCGCCGGCCGGCGTCGGGCTGGGACGGATTGGCGCGCTGCCAAAGCCGGAACCGCTGCGCGACTTCGTCTCCCGGGTCTGCGCGGCGCTGCCCGCGACGTCCTGGGGAGTGCGTGCCGCCGGTGATCCCGGCCTGCCGGTTTCGCGGGTGGCGGTCTGCGGCGGTGCCGGCGATTCGCTGCTGGGCGCCGCGGCCGCGGCGGAGGTGCAGGCCTATGTCACCGCCGACCTGCGGCACCACCCCGCCGACGAGCACTGCCGGTCCTCGCCCGTGGCCCTGATCGACCTCGCGCACTGGGCCAGCGAATTCCCTTGGTGCGACCAAGCCGCCGGCATGCTGCGGTCCCATTTCGGTGCGTCGCTGCCGGTGCGGGTGTCCACCATCCGCACCGATCCGTGGAATGTTGCAACAAGACCTGGAGACGGGACATGA
- a CDS encoding bifunctional RNase H/acid phosphatase has product MKVIIEADGGSRGNPGPAGYGAVVWTMDRSTVLAESKQAIGRATNNVAEYRGLIAGLDDAVKLGATEATVLMDSKLVVEQMCGRWKVKHPDLVELHAQAQALARHFRRISYGWVPRSRNAYADRLANEAMDAAVRTNRRGENTTVPVVAVADPPHKLATESPTAPGWTGRRGAATRLLLLRHGQTELSVQRRYSGRGNPALNEVGWRQAGLAARYLAQRGGIAAVVSSPLQRAYDTATTAARALGLEVTVDDDLVETDFGAWEGMTFAEAAERDPELHRRWLRDTGATPPGGESFDDVLLRVRRGRDRIIAGHEGATVLVVSHVTPIKMLLRLALDAGAGILYRLHLDLASLSIAEFYADGASSVRLVNQTGYL; this is encoded by the coding sequence GTGAAAGTCATCATCGAAGCCGACGGCGGGTCGCGGGGCAACCCCGGGCCGGCCGGATACGGCGCGGTGGTGTGGACCATGGACCGCTCGACCGTACTGGCGGAGTCCAAGCAGGCGATCGGCCGGGCCACCAACAACGTCGCTGAATACCGCGGGTTGATCGCCGGCCTGGACGATGCGGTGAAGCTGGGCGCCACCGAGGCAACGGTCCTGATGGACTCCAAGCTGGTGGTGGAGCAGATGTGCGGGCGCTGGAAGGTCAAGCACCCGGACCTGGTGGAACTGCATGCGCAGGCTCAGGCCCTGGCACGACACTTCCGCCGGATCAGTTACGGGTGGGTGCCGCGGTCACGGAATGCGTATGCCGATCGGTTGGCCAACGAAGCGATGGATGCCGCGGTTCGCACCAATCGCCGTGGGGAGAACACGACCGTGCCGGTGGTGGCTGTTGCCGACCCGCCGCACAAGCTGGCGACGGAGTCCCCGACAGCTCCCGGATGGACGGGCCGACGCGGTGCGGCCACCCGGCTGCTGTTGTTGCGGCATGGGCAGACCGAGCTGTCGGTGCAGCGCCGCTATTCGGGGCGGGGCAACCCGGCGTTGAACGAAGTGGGGTGGCGGCAGGCCGGGCTGGCCGCCCGCTATCTAGCGCAGCGCGGCGGGATCGCGGCGGTGGTGTCCTCGCCGTTGCAGCGGGCCTATGACACGGCGACGACGGCGGCCCGGGCCCTGGGCCTGGAGGTGACCGTCGACGACGACCTCGTCGAGACCGACTTCGGCGCATGGGAGGGAATGACTTTCGCGGAGGCTGCCGAACGCGACCCCGAGCTGCACCGCCGCTGGCTGCGTGACACCGGCGCCACGCCCCCGGGTGGGGAGAGTTTTGACGACGTGCTGCTGCGGGTTCGTCGCGGACGTGACCGGATCATCGCCGGGCACGAGGGCGCCACGGTCCTGGTGGTCTCTCACGTCACGCCGATCAAGATGTTGTTGCGTCTGGCCCTGGATGCCGGGGCGGGCATCCTGTACCGGTTGCACCTCGACTTGGCGTCGCTGAGCATCGCCGAGTTCTATGCCGATGGAGCGTCGTCGGTGCGGCTGGTGAACCAGACGGGCTATCTCTGA